The Verrucomicrobium spinosum DSM 4136 = JCM 18804 DNA segment CAACCGTGGACGGCTTGAATGAGGAGATTACCCCCGATCAGCAGAGGAAATTGACGCCGCTGCTCAAGCCGGGCAGCGGAATGCTGCTACAGGCGGCTTACCTGCGCGTGTACCCCAAAGGGGCCAGCGCCCCGCATGTCATCGGCTTCGTGGGGCGCAAGCGGGCGTTACCCACCACGCCCGCACAGGATGGTGATCCTATTTTTGAGGAGACGGAAGGTCGAGATGGCCTGGAGAAGTCTTTCGACAAAGATCTGGAGGGCAAGCCCGGGGTGGTGAACGTCCTCTTTAATTCGGACGGCTCAAAGGCGACTGAAGAAATGGTGCGCCGTCCCATGCCGGGTAACAACGTGGTCACCACGTTGGACTACAACTTCCAGAAGTACGCTGAAGAAGCCCTGGCACAGAACACGAAGGGCGGTGCCATGGTGATCATGGATGTGAAGTCTGGCGATGTGCTGGCCCTGGCGTCGTACCCCTTGTTTGACCCCAATCTTTTCATCCCAGGGATCACCTCAGAGAATTTCCAGCGTTTGAATGAGAACAAGCAGTTGCCGATGCTGGCCCGGGCCTTCCGTGGTGAGTACCCCCCGGCGTCCACCTTCAAGGTGGTGGTGTCCCTCGCGGCTCTGGAGAGCGGCGTGGTGACGGCCCGTACCGGCTACGACTGCAGCCCCAGTCTCTGGATTGGTGATCGTTATTTCAAAAACTGGAACCGTGACGGAGAAGGTTACATGAACGTGGTGAGCGCCATCAAGCGCTCGTGCAACACCTGGTTCTACCAGGCGGGCATGGCCATTGGGGCCCCGGCCATCTCGGATACAGCCATGCGACTTGGCTTTGGGGAACGCACGGGCATCCCCCTTGCTGCGGAATCGCCCGGTTTCGTCCCTACCGACGGGTGGTGGATGGGGCGCTACGGCTCCAAAATGATGAGCGGCGACATCGCAAACTTCTCCATCGGCCAGGGGGCCACGCTGGTGACCCCGCTGCAGACCGTACAAGCCATGGCAGCGCTCGCTGATGGGGTGAACATGCCCCAGGCGCGGTTGGTGAAGCAGATTCAGGATCCCAATGACCGGGTGGTCCAGGCCTTTGCGCCTGCCACCCGTCGCCGGGTGGACCTGCGTCAAGACGTGCGTGATTCAGTGGTGAAAGGCATGGTGGCGGTGGTCAACGGCTCTGGTGGCACGGGGCGTGCTGCGGCGCTTGAGCAGTGCCAGATTGCCGGGAAGACCGGCACCGCACAGTGGAAGCCGGCGGAGGACCGGAATCTCGCCTGGTTCACCGGCTTCCTTCCTGCAGACAATCCGGTCTATGCGTATGCCGTCATCTATGAAGGGCAGCCCGGTGAAGATGTCAGCGGTGGGCGTAAAGCAGCTCCGATTGTGCATGATGTGTTTGAGCGCATTCTGAAGGATGGAAATCCTGAGGAGCCTCTTCTGCTGGCTGTACAGGCCGAAGGCTCTGCCAAGGGCATACCTCTCTCTAGCGAGGACGAAGAAGTCGAAGGGGGACGCAGCTACGCTGCTGGCTCCGGCCCTGCAGGCGGCGCGCCGCCTCCGCCTCCCCCTCCGCCGCAGGAAGATCGCAAGGGATTGGGCGGATTCCTGAGAAAGCTGTTTGGTCGTTGATTGCAAGAAGGACAAGCCCAAGCAGGGTTCTGTCACGATTCACCCAGACAGCATGCAACTTCTGCTCGCCACCCTTTGTGATTTTGCTGCGGACTATCAGGGGAAGCTCTGTATCACAGGGGCTTTCGACACCTTGTGCGCCCCGGAGTTTCCGGTGGTGCATCCTCAGTGCTCCCTGGCCGTCCGGCTTCTGTTTGAGCCTCGCGATGTTGGGCGTCATCAGATGCGCATTGTGCTACAGGACGAAAGTGGAGCGGAGGTGATGCCCCCCTATCCGCCCACGGTGGATGTGGCCTTTCCTCCTGGCGCGGTGCCCTTTGTCACGCGCAACATCGTTCTCAATCTCCAGCGGTTGCGGTTTGAAAAGACGGGTGTCTATCGTTTCGTGGTCAGCCTGGACGAACAATTGCTCATCACCGTTCCGTTCCGCGTGACCCGGTTTGAAGAAATGCGGGCTTCCAGCGGACCTGCTGGTTGAGGCTGTGGGGATTTCCACCGCCTGAGCCGGTCTCTGTCGCGTAGTTTGTTGCAGGATGCGCCAAAGACTTGCCTGATTCCTGCGTCACGATTCCCATCATGTCCTCATCCATCGAGATTCCGCCGCTCACTCTGGAAATCACCCAGGCCCAGTCACCTGTCCGCCAGATATCCGTGTTCCTTCACAACCAGGTGGGGGCTCTGCTCTCCCTGGTCAAGCTGCTCAACGATCATGAGATCGAGGTGCTGGGCTTTTCCGTGCAGGACTCAGTCGAGTTGACGCTGGTCCGCCTGGTGGTCACAGATCCGGAAGGGGCGCACCATACGCTGATGCAGCACGGCCACTCCTGCACCTCCCGCACCATTGTGGTGGTGGAACTGAAGGAGGGGGTGCATGACCTCGGGCATGCGCTGGCCGCGCTGCTGGGGGCGGA contains these protein-coding regions:
- a CDS encoding DUF6941 family protein; its protein translation is MQLLLATLCDFAADYQGKLCITGAFDTLCAPEFPVVHPQCSLAVRLLFEPRDVGRHQMRIVLQDESGAEVMPPYPPTVDVAFPPGAVPFVTRNIVLNLQRLRFEKTGVYRFVVSLDEQLLITVPFRVTRFEEMRASSGPAG
- the mrdA gene encoding penicillin-binding protein 2; translation: MSRFRNPLTLLALTVAPVLGTGMLDAQSPVAMKAVPVNEDPGDPPAKKKELTAGWKTESEARALNLNIPAPRGQIVDRNGVPLAQSRVVMYLALNYPFLGKGATDAEIVGYGRSRIMQANSLLGKRWDLAPDKLLSHYKNRRWLPMVFSTVDGLNEEITPDQQRKLTPLLKPGSGMLLQAAYLRVYPKGASAPHVIGFVGRKRALPTTPAQDGDPIFEETEGRDGLEKSFDKDLEGKPGVVNVLFNSDGSKATEEMVRRPMPGNNVVTTLDYNFQKYAEEALAQNTKGGAMVIMDVKSGDVLALASYPLFDPNLFIPGITSENFQRLNENKQLPMLARAFRGEYPPASTFKVVVSLAALESGVVTARTGYDCSPSLWIGDRYFKNWNRDGEGYMNVVSAIKRSCNTWFYQAGMAIGAPAISDTAMRLGFGERTGIPLAAESPGFVPTDGWWMGRYGSKMMSGDIANFSIGQGATLVTPLQTVQAMAALADGVNMPQARLVKQIQDPNDRVVQAFAPATRRRVDLRQDVRDSVVKGMVAVVNGSGGTGRAAALEQCQIAGKTGTAQWKPAEDRNLAWFTGFLPADNPVYAYAVIYEGQPGEDVSGGRKAAPIVHDVFERILKDGNPEEPLLLAVQAEGSAKGIPLSSEDEEVEGGRSYAAGSGPAGGAPPPPPPPPQEDRKGLGGFLRKLFGR